ATTCTTTTTGCAGTTTTTCCGCTTCAAATTTCATCGATGCTCGGAAACCTAAGAGTCCAATGGGTTTCAAATTGACATCTGCGGAATACTTCATATTTCCAATCCAGATATCCTTTCGTCCTGAATTGTTTTTTAAATATTCAGAAAGAGAGTCCGCCTTATCAAAAGTTTTGTCTTGGATTTTTAGATTCGAAAGTCGATTCTCAATTTCTGAATCGTAACTATCCAATCGGAAATAGGAAATTCCAAGGTCATTAAATTTTGGATGTTTGATATCCCAAAACTCAAACACATTGGCACCTAACACAGGAATTTGAATGGTCACAGTTTCTGTGGCCCAAGGTGTGAGGAGTGGATAGGTTTTTCTTTCTACAACCACCGGGATGGTTTTCCCCTGGTGTTTTCCCAGTTCCGTTTGCAATTCAGGGACGGTATGGACATCCACACCAGCCACTTGCAAAATCATATCCCCATCTTTCAAATAAGAGAGAGCACGCCTACGAAGCGATTTTTCTCTTTCTTGAATCTCTCTTTGTTTTAAGAGTTCTTCAGGAATTTCGTCCTTTCTTTCTGTGATTTTTTCTTGGAAGTAAAGAGAAGATTTATCATCACGATCGAGTAAGTTTGCCATAAAGTGGCTGATTTGTTCCCCGTAGGTAAAGGTTGCCACCACTCGCCTTTCGCCGTAAGGCATCACACCAATTGTGGGATGACCGCCAGCAGAATATAAATTTGGTACAATTTGTACGGATTTGGTTTCTTCCTCTCTTTTAAAGGTAACCTCCACCGGATCTCCCGAAGTCAAACTCACATTGGTGAATATATCTTCAAAACTTTCCGTTTTTTTCCCATTGATGGAAACAATTTGGTCCCCCGTACGAAGACCCGCAGTATAAGCTGGGCTTGATACTTTATTGGCATCTTCTATAAAAATACGATTGGAAGAAGGACTGTCTCCCGATAGTTCCAAAATAAACAATAAAACAAAACCTAACACTAAATTGGCGAACGGACCTCCAAGGACAGGAATCATTCTGCGAAGTGGTGGTGTGGAAAGTAAATCCCCTTGCCTTGGTTTTTTGTTTTTGCTATAGTCATCTCCACGAAAAAGCACATACCCACCGATTGGGATGGCTGTGATTTGGTAGATGGTTTTCCCAATCCTTTTTTTCCAAATCCCTTTTCCATAACCTAACGAAAAAATCCGAGCTTCCACTCCGACCAATTTTCCACATAAGAGGTGCCCCAATTCATGGATAAAAATAGAAACCGCTAACATAAATACGGCGCCGAGTATCATTACGATCATATAGTCACTCCCCCTTTCACAAAATCTTTTTGAATATAACTACGAGTTTCCCTATCTTTTTCTAAATACCCTTCCAAATCCTCAGGGAAAGAATTGGAAATTTTATTTAATGCGGATTCGATGAACTTAGGTATGGCGGTAAAGGAAATTCGTTCCTCTAAAAATAATGCCACAGCTTCTTCATTGGCTGCATTGAATACGGAAGGTGCCACACCACCTGCTCTTCCTGCTTGGTAAGCAAGTTTGAGACCTGGATACCGACTTAGATCTGGTGGAAAAAATTCCAAGGTTTTCCAAGTGAAAGGTTTTCTTTCAAAGAGCATCTCTGGTGTGGGAGTCGGATAGAACAATGAATGAGCAATGGGATAAATCATATCAGGATGGCTTGTGTATTGCAAACAAGCACCGTCCATTGTTTCAATGATTCCATGAGTCAGAGACTGCGGGTGAATCACCACCTCAATTTCATCATAAGAAAATCCAAATAAAAAATGAGCTTCGATGACTTCGAGACCTTTGTTGATCAGTCCCGCTGAATCGACTGTGATTTTTGGGCCCATAGACCAAGTCGGGTGATTTAATGCCTGTTTTACGGATACATGTTCCAATTCTTCTATGGGAAGTGTGCGAAAGCTCCCACCGGAAGCCGTGAGTGTGATGGCACGGATATTGGATCTTTTTTCTCTTTCAATCAATTGGAACAGTGCATTGTGTTCGGAATCCACAGGAACCATAAGAGTCTTATGTTTTGCCACCAAACGGTTGATCAGTGGTCCGAACGTCACTAGTGTTTCCTTATTGGCAATGGCTATTTTTTTACCCGCTTCGATGGCTGCAATCGTAGGTTTTACCCCTCGTGCCCCGACGACTGCTGTGACAACCACATCCACAGTACCAAGCCTCACTAAATCGGAGAGCGACTCTTCCCCATAAAGAATGGTAGCTGACTTATATTTGGATCCTAACTTCCCCTCTAACTTGGAATCGGTGATAGACACCACTTCTGGGGAAAATTCCTCAATCAGGGTTTTGGCAAGTTCCAGGTTGGAATGGACTGAAAAACTACGCAAAGAAAAGGAATCTCTAAATTGGCGTAGAACCTTCACAGTGGAAGAGCCAACAGAACCAGAAATTCCTAATACGGAGACTCCTACCATGTAACTGTTAGACCGATCTCGGGAAAGAGAATCAGACCGAGTATCCGAGGATTCCCTTAAAGAGAAAGTAATAGTAGATCACAGGAACCGTAAAAAGAAGGGCATCCGCTAAATCAAGCACCCCACCATGGCCAGGAATTAAATTTCCAGAGTCTTTGATTTTGGCATCTCGTTTCATCGCAGACTCCGCCAAGTCACCCATCACCGAGATCACAGAAATGACAAAGGCAAGGATCACAGATTCCAAAACACCAATCGGTAATTTCACACCACTATAGTGTTCCCAAGTGGCATTGAGGATTTGAACCCCGAGCACCGCCGTGATATTTCCCGTAACATACCCTTCCCAAGTTTTTTTAGGAGAGATCTTTAAACCGGCAGGGTGTTTTCCAAACCAACGACCCCCAAAATAAGCACCAGCATCACTCATGAAGGTAATCACAGAAACTAAAAAGATATAATAGGCTCCAAAAGGAAAGGCAAGGAGGAGTAAAAAATGCCCAATGGGAATGGCCAAATAAATAGGGCCTAACATCGTAGCACCGGCGGAAAAGAGAGCCCCGTCTAACGGTCGTCTGAGGATCTGTAAAATCCAAACTGTCAGAGATAATGCGATGAGTAAA
The sequence above is drawn from the Leptospira sp. WS4.C2 genome and encodes:
- a CDS encoding site-2 protease family protein gives rise to the protein MIVMILGAVFMLAVSIFIHELGHLLCGKLVGVEARIFSLGYGKGIWKKRIGKTIYQITAIPIGGYVLFRGDDYSKNKKPRQGDLLSTPPLRRMIPVLGGPFANLVLGFVLLFILELSGDSPSSNRIFIEDANKVSSPAYTAGLRTGDQIVSINGKKTESFEDIFTNVSLTSGDPVEVTFKREEETKSVQIVPNLYSAGGHPTIGVMPYGERRVVATFTYGEQISHFMANLLDRDDKSSLYFQEKITERKDEIPEELLKQREIQEREKSLRRRALSYLKDGDMILQVAGVDVHTVPELQTELGKHQGKTIPVVVERKTYPLLTPWATETVTIQIPVLGANVFEFWDIKHPKFNDLGISYFRLDSYDSEIENRLSNLKIQDKTFDKADSLSEYLKNNSGRKDIWIGNMKYSADVNLKPIGLLGFRASMKFEAEKLQKESTIYSSFVGASSKVYENVSTTLKGIGMLFSGLLSPKENLSGPIGIVQIAGISLEYGWVTYLDFVAKISLALMVMNLLPIPMADGGHIVLYAYEAITGRPLPRKAIEAIFRVGFFFLIGLGLYVSFNDVMRIF
- the dxr gene encoding 1-deoxy-D-xylulose-5-phosphate reductoisomerase, giving the protein MVGVSVLGISGSVGSSTVKVLRQFRDSFSLRSFSVHSNLELAKTLIEEFSPEVVSITDSKLEGKLGSKYKSATILYGEESLSDLVRLGTVDVVVTAVVGARGVKPTIAAIEAGKKIAIANKETLVTFGPLINRLVAKHKTLMVPVDSEHNALFQLIEREKRSNIRAITLTASGGSFRTLPIEELEHVSVKQALNHPTWSMGPKITVDSAGLINKGLEVIEAHFLFGFSYDEIEVVIHPQSLTHGIIETMDGACLQYTSHPDMIYPIAHSLFYPTPTPEMLFERKPFTWKTLEFFPPDLSRYPGLKLAYQAGRAGGVAPSVFNAANEEAVALFLEERISFTAIPKFIESALNKISNSFPEDLEGYLEKDRETRSYIQKDFVKGGVTI
- a CDS encoding phosphatidate cytidylyltransferase; its protein translation is MSETTLRILSAIVLTFVYVFMIFHSSWYYLEFFLFGCTLIYLGLKELYGFCKREDSKPFFGTGLLFSLLIFTVYYIQFLGMQFEVTPPAYVLELSKILREGFHPVPFLLIALSLTVWILQILRRPLDGALFSAGATMLGPIYLAIPIGHFLLLLAFPFGAYYIFLVSVITFMSDAGAYFGGRWFGKHPAGLKISPKKTWEGYVTGNITAVLGVQILNATWEHYSGVKLPIGVLESVILAFVISVISVMGDLAESAMKRDAKIKDSGNLIPGHGGVLDLADALLFTVPVIYYYFLFKGILGYSV